Part of the Gemmatimonadaceae bacterium genome is shown below.
TCGGGAGTTGGGGTTGGTTTGCCCCGGGAACGTACCGGGCTCGGGTACCCGCTGAAAGTGGCCCAGATCACACAAAACCCAAATTGGTCCGGGAAATTGCGGGGGCTGGTGGCCCCGGGCACGGCTCAGCGCATCCACCCCCGCGCCCGGTACAGCAGTGTGGCCGCGGCTTCATACACCACATCCTGCATCGCGAGCCGGCGGTTCCCCGGGCGGTCGAGGCGTCGCAGGTCGTACTCGCGCTCGGTGGCGGGGCGGCACTCCACCGCCAGCCCGGCGGCCTCCAGCGCCGCACAGGCGCGCCGCGAGTGCATCGGCGACGTCACCGCGATCACCCGCCGCCAGCCGTGCGTGCGCGCGAGGGCGGCAAAGGCGAGTGCCTCATCGCGGGTGCTGTGCACATCCCGGACGAAGCGTGGCTCGACGCCGGGGAGCGCGAGCGCCACCAGCTCACGCTGATCGCGGTCGGAGCCCGGCGTCCGGGCATCGTGTTCATCGGCGACCACCGACAGCCCCAGCTGGACGATCCGGCGCGCCCGGGCGATCTGCAGCGCCGAGAGCAGCCGCTCGAGTGCGGCGTCGTGCACGCGGCCCGCCGAATTCACACTCCCCGAAAAGACCACGATGGCATCGGCCGGGCCGGGGACGTCCGAGCGCACGAAGCGCGGCGCCAGCGGTACCACGAGCGGCGTGTAGACCGCCAGCGCAAAAACTGTGATTTCTGCACCAAGCAGGAGCCAGAGCCACGCGCCGAACGACGACGTGGCCAGCGCCGCGCCCAGGAGTCCAAAGCCCAGGCGCATCACGTGCAGCGACACGCCGGCCGACATCCAGAGGCCCAGCTCATCGCCGAACTGCACCATGGCGAGCCCCACGGCCACGCCACAGGCGCGTACCAGCCAGACGGGGGCGCGCTGTCCTACCTCGCGCCCCCGTCCGCGCAGCAGCAGGTCGCTCAGGGCTGCGGCTCCTGCTGGTTCTGCATCGCCTTCGAGTTGGTCGGCGGCTGGCGGTACTTGTCGAACCAGCTGCGCAGGTAGAGCTGCGTGCGAATGAAGTTGCTCGGCGTGGAGCTGGTGCCGTGCCACTCGTTGTTGAACCGGATCATGGCCGTGGGCACCTTCCGGATCTTGAGCGCCTCGTAGAACTCCTCGGTCTGCGAGATCGGCGTGCGCAGGTCATTCACACCCGTCATGAGCATCGTGGGCGTCTTCACGTTGCCGACGTACATGAGCGGCGAGCGCTTGAGGTGCTCACTCGGATCTTCCCACGGGTACTTGGCAAAGTTGTAGTACCAGCTCGAGCCGTCGGTCGTGCCGACGAAGCTCACCCAGTCGATGACCGGGCACATCGACACCGCGCCGGCGAACCGATCGGTATGCCCCACCGTCCACGCGGTCAGCACGCCACCGCCGGAGCAGCCGAACACATAGAGCCGATTGTTGTCAACGAAGCCGCGGTTCACCACGGTGTCGACGCCGGCCATGAGATCGTTGAAGTCCTTGCCGGGGTAGGCGTTCTTGATCGCGTTGCCGAAGGCGCTGCCGTAGCCGGTGGAGCCGCGCGGATTCGTGTACAGCATCACGTAGCCGTTCGACGCGTGGTCCTGCCGCGAGAAGTTGAACGCGACGTTGTACATGCTGTGCGGCCCGCCGTGAATCTCGAGCATCAGCGGATACTTCTTCGACGGATCGAAGCCCGCCGGCTTCACGATCCATCCTTGAATCTTGTACCCATCCACCGACGTGTACCACACCTCTTCGGTGGTGGCGAGCTGCTTGCCAGCGAGGACGTCGGCGTTCACGTCGGTGAGCTGCTTGAGCACCGGCATACGCCCGTCAGGCGTGCGCACGTCGAACGCCACGACATCGTTCGGCTTG
Proteins encoded:
- a CDS encoding YdcF family protein, which produces MAVGLAMVQFGDELGLWMSAGVSLHVMRLGFGLLGAALATSSFGAWLWLLLGAEITVFALAVYTPLVVPLAPRFVRSDVPGPADAIVVFSGSVNSAGRVHDAALERLLSALQIARARRIVQLGLSVVADEHDARTPGSDRDQRELVALALPGVEPRFVRDVHSTRDEALAFAALARTHGWRRVIAVTSPMHSRRACAALEAAGLAVECRPATEREYDLRRLDRPGNRRLAMQDVVYEAAATLLYRARGWMR